DNA sequence from the Pogoniulus pusillus isolate bPogPus1 chromosome 7, bPogPus1.pri, whole genome shotgun sequence genome:
ACCAAGCACCTCCCTGTCCGAGAGCTTTTTGACCCTCGGCGCTGCCCGTTGCTCGCCGCTTCCGGGAGGTGTGTCGCGCGTGCGCGGTCCGCTCGGCCGGGCCTGAGGCGCAGGCGCGCTGGGGAGGCGGCTCTGGGGTGGTGGCGGAGTGGTGCTGTCATTGTCGGGGCGCAGAGGTGAGGGAAGAGTGGCTTGCGAGGCTGTTCTGCTGGTTGGAAAGTGTCTGGGTGGGTGCTGAGATTGTCTTGGGATGCCCGACGGGCAGTGTTTCAGCTGTGTTTCAGCCCTATGGGAGGCCGCGTCCATCCCCGCTACAGGGCGGTCAGGGCCAAGGGGGACACTGCGGTGCTGCTGCTAGCAAGACTGGTCCCCGAGAGCCTGAGACCGAGGTTAGCGCCATGGGAGAGACGTGAGGCAGCGAGCTGCTCCCGTCCTTCCGCAATTCCAGCCACAGCCCCAGGCTCAGCATCCTGCACTGGTGACAGCCGTGAACTCACCCTTTTCTTGAATAGGGGGCGAGCTGGGTTTGGGGAGCAGAACGGTAGATGTCGTTTTGTCTGTGTTTAGTGGGGAGGCATTTGCTCTTCATTCGCAATATTTTTCCTACATACGAAAATGATAAAGAGGAAGCCTTCTTCAgacttgcttgattctgtgggTAGGTGTTAAATGTGAGATGTCAGTTAGGCGACTATATGTTTAAAGCAGGAATTTCAGTTTTTGAGACTTAGTTCAAAGGCACATACAAGCAATACCTGAGTAATACAATCTAATACTTGTTTTCATGGGGACTTTTCCCTCTTCAGCTACCATGGAGAATAATGAAAGTAATGTGAAAGAGGCAAAGAGCACCTCAAATGAAGATGTCAGTGGAGACATTGTTCAGCAGAAaactcaggaagaagttctctttCACGAAGAAACCATTGATCTTGGTGGAGACGAATTTGAATCTGAAGGGAATGAAACAATATCAGAAGAGTCAAACAATTTTGTAGATAAACTCAATGaacaaatgatggagagtgtcaTCATTTCAGATTCTCCAAATAACAGTGAAGATGACACAGGTGAACTTGGTTGTCTACAGGAGATTGTAGAACAAATGGAAGCTAAAGATAACAAAAAATCACAACCAGAAATGGATAAAGAAGAGTTTTTAAGTAATGAAAGTGAAACTGAACAGGAAGAAACACCCAGAGACATTTCTGAGATTGGAACAGATGATCAGGCATCTCTAAAGGAAGAATCATTTCAGGAGGCAGAGAATGAGAATCCAAAGTTGGGAAGCAATATTCctgttgaaaaaaaaccaaataataTGGAAGAAAGCAAACCCGGGGGCCAGATATCATCACCCAGTACTGACAAACCATCTCCTGAGGCTGAGCCTATTCCTGTGTGTACCATCTTCAGCCAAGCAAACAATATTAATACACAACCACAGTTGTTCCTGCCTGATGGTTTCGAGCCTCAGATGGTAAAATCTCCCAGTTTTAGTAGTATAATTGAGACTCCAGTGAAGTCTAATCCACAGGTGGTTCAACCAAGTCCTAGTCTAAGCAAGTTCTTTGGTGATACTGTTAATACTAACACTTTAGCTTCTGATTTTTTTGATTCATTTACCACATCCAATTTTATTTCTGTTAGTAATCCCAATGCAAGCTCTTCGATTCCAGAAAAACTGTCCTCTCTTTCTAATGGTGGAAACAGTTCTTGTGCTTCATCTAACCTAACTTTCTCTGTGCAAAACGGGAGACCTGAAGGAGGTGGTCCTCTGTCACCTCTGGAAGCAACTCAGTCCCCAAAGCCCTTTGCACAGATTCAAGCTGTTTTTGCTGGAAGCGATGACCCGTTTGCCACAGCCTTGAATATGAGTGAACTAGACAGAAGAAATGATGCTTGGCTTCCTAGTGAGGAAACCAGAAATGTTCTCATTTCGGTTGCCACACAGCAGTACAGCACTGTGTTCATAGATAAAGAGAATCTCACCATGCCTGGATTAAAGTTTGATAATATCCAGGTAAGAATCTGTTGTTATATCTCAGTGTGTGATGATCTATTTTAGAAATTTAGTAAGAGCTGTCCAGTAATGTGTATACCCTAGTGTTTCATACTGTTGCTGATGATCACCATGTGTGTATTATATCAGTCCTTGGTAGAAGATTTCACATCACTGCCTACTCATGCATGGAGGGACTAAAACCAGATCTGATTTATTAATAACTACATTTCTTGGGCACTTTGAAAACCAGTGTTGACAGTTTCTATAGAAACCATAGCTTGCACCTTGTGAACTTTTTTGTTTCTGGTCCTTCTAGTTGGTAAGGTAATGTTCACATTTGGAATGTATGCAAGCTTAACGTGCTGTACTGCAAAGTCTGAAAGGAGACAGCTTTGTTTGCTTGTGGAATCCACTGATGCAAACAAGTGGTAAATAGCATTTTTCACTCAT
Encoded proteins:
- the TRAPPC12 gene encoding trafficking protein particle complex subunit 12, encoding MENNESNVKEAKSTSNEDVSGDIVQQKTQEEVLFHEETIDLGGDEFESEGNETISEESNNFVDKLNEQMMESVIISDSPNNSEDDTGELGCLQEIVEQMEAKDNKKSQPEMDKEEFLSNESETEQEETPRDISEIGTDDQASLKEESFQEAENENPKLGSNIPVEKKPNNMEESKPGGQISSPSTDKPSPEAEPIPVCTIFSQANNINTQPQLFLPDGFEPQMVKSPSFSSIIETPVKSNPQVVQPSPSLSKFFGDTVNTNTLASDFFDSFTTSNFISVSNPNASSSIPEKLSSLSNGGNSSCASSNLTFSVQNGRPEGGGPLSPLEATQSPKPFAQIQAVFAGSDDPFATALNMSELDRRNDAWLPSEETRNVLISVATQQYSTVFIDKENLTMPGLKFDNIQGDAVKDLMLRFLGEQAAVKRQVLNANSVEQSFVGLKQLISSKNWRAAVDLCGRLLTAHGQGYKKSGLPTNHTTDSLQLWFVRLALLVKLNLFQNAEMEFEPFGNLDQPDLYYEYYPHVYPGRKGSMVPFSMRVLHAELPQYLENPQGSLDRLHSMKIICTKMLENLEQGLAEDGSMTNITQENRQASVQLWRSRLGRVMYSMANCLLMMKDYALAVDAYHTVIKYYPQQEPQLLSGIGRIFLQIGDIKTAEKYFQDVEKVSHKLDGLQSQIMVLMNRAFLHLGQNNFAEAHRFFTEILRIDSSNAVANNNAAVCLLYLGKLKDSLRQLEGMVQQDPKHYLHESVLFNLTTMYELESSRSMQKKQALLEAVAIKEGDSFNTQCLKLG